The proteins below come from a single Candidatus Woesearchaeota archaeon genomic window:
- a CDS encoding DUF4430 domain-containing protein, protein MNKNLVFISIALIISLLSYGCIVAIPSGEVREIHEGKALLIVKTIGNTSESEILFNNVTAMKMLSQHHQVNITTHASYGAFISCIDSVCGEGGLFWAFYVNNKSSSVGAGSYMVNDGDSIEFRLTDKLD, encoded by the coding sequence ATGAATAAAAACCTGGTTTTCATATCGATTGCATTAATCATATCCTTGCTGTCCTACGGCTGCATAGTTGCAATACCCTCTGGCGAGGTGAGGGAAATCCATGAGGGGAAGGCGCTGCTTATAGTAAAAACAATAGGCAACACATCAGAAAGCGAGATTCTCTTCAACAATGTTACTGCAATGAAGATGCTTTCGCAGCATCATCAGGTTAACATAACAACGCACGCATCATACGGCGCGTTCATAAGCTGCATTGACTCTGTATGCGGAGAAGGCGGGCTTTTCTGGGCTTTCTATGTCAACAACAAAAGCTCAAGCGTTGGTGCAGGCTCTTACATGGTGAATGACGGGGATTCAATAGAATTCAGGCTTACAGACAAGCTGGATTAG